In Candidatus Bathyarchaeia archaeon, the following are encoded in one genomic region:
- the rqcH gene encoding ribosome rescue protein RqcH, with amino-acid sequence MLLVKREFTSFDVAAVVRELREAILGSRVNNVYQLDEKTLIFKLHKPDKPAFRLVLEAGKRLHLTSYVLEKPVVPPAFCMALRKYLRNSWLIGVEQYEFERVVVFSFKSKAGGLRLVLEVFGDGNVVLVDEKGVILHALSYKRMRDRDVVRGGVFRFAPSGGKNPFRVSKAEFRDALAKFGDVEVVRAITRLLSIGGLYAEEVLLRAGIDKTKPCNVLGDAEVSLIFDLLHEMLSQVLDGKLEPLVVLDEGGGLVDVVPVKLRRYESFRFESYGSFNEALDEFYVRVAAVEKAAAGVDVEVLRREAERLRRVVAGQEEMIVEGEGKAERDRRVGDLIYAHSGELQSLMEWFLAAKKGGKEWDEIVAQALAEKRSGVSPWLFFESFDAKNMVLWVCVDGLRFDLDLCSSVFGNAARFFERSKRARQKLEGARAALEDTRKKLVEVEAKIGEAEMFEGARPAEVLEDMVRRKVKHREWFEKFRWFVSSDGFLVVAGKDAVSNEVLVKKYVEAEDVVFHADVVGAPFVVVKTEGKVPGEQTLREAGEFAAAFSRGWREGFGVVDVYWVKPSQLSKGGSSGESVPRGGFVVRGERNWMRNVPLRVGVGVAVNEEEGRIRVGGGPVDAVKAKSDAYVVVVPGDMAGKELFRRILRSLAAKLPKEYREMVAEASVEAIREFIPYGKGRILVE; translated from the coding sequence GTGTTGTTGGTGAAGCGGGAGTTTACGAGTTTTGATGTGGCGGCGGTGGTTCGAGAGTTAAGAGAGGCTATTTTGGGTTCTCGTGTTAACAATGTTTACCAGTTAGATGAGAAAACTTTGATTTTTAAATTGCATAAGCCTGATAAGCCTGCGTTTCGGTTGGTTTTGGAGGCTGGTAAGCGGTTGCATTTGACTTCTTATGTTTTGGAGAAGCCTGTGGTGCCGCCTGCTTTTTGTATGGCTTTGAGGAAGTATTTGCGGAACAGTTGGCTTATTGGTGTTGAGCAGTATGAGTTTGAGAGGGTTGTGGTTTTTTCGTTTAAGTCGAAGGCTGGTGGGTTGCGGCTTGTTTTGGAGGTTTTTGGTGATGGTAACGTTGTTTTGGTTGATGAGAAGGGTGTGATTTTGCATGCTTTGAGTTATAAGCGTATGCGGGACCGTGATGTTGTTCGGGGTGGGGTTTTTCGTTTTGCGCCTTCGGGTGGAAAGAACCCGTTTAGGGTGAGTAAAGCGGAATTTAGAGATGCGCTTGCGAAGTTTGGTGATGTTGAGGTTGTTAGGGCAATCACGCGTCTTTTAAGCATTGGTGGGCTTTATGCGGAAGAAGTTTTGTTAAGAGCGGGAATAGACAAGACCAAGCCATGTAATGTTCTTGGCGATGCTGAAGTTAGCTTGATTTTTGATTTGTTGCATGAGATGCTTTCTCAGGTTTTGGATGGTAAGCTTGAGCCTTTGGTTGTTTTGGATGAGGGAGGCGGGTTGGTGGATGTTGTGCCGGTTAAGCTTAGGCGTTATGAAAGTTTTAGGTTTGAGTCTTATGGGAGTTTTAATGAGGCTTTGGATGAGTTTTATGTTAGAGTTGCGGCGGTGGAGAAGGCTGCGGCTGGTGTTGATGTGGAGGTTTTGCGTCGTGAGGCTGAGAGGCTTAGGCGTGTTGTTGCTGGTCAGGAGGAGATGATTGTTGAGGGTGAGGGTAAGGCTGAGAGGGATAGGCGTGTTGGCGATTTGATTTATGCGCATAGTGGTGAGCTTCAGAGTTTAATGGAGTGGTTTTTGGCTGCTAAAAAGGGTGGAAAAGAGTGGGATGAGATTGTTGCGCAGGCTTTGGCTGAGAAGCGTTCTGGGGTTAGTCCTTGGTTGTTTTTTGAGTCTTTTGATGCTAAAAATATGGTGTTGTGGGTTTGTGTGGATGGTTTGCGGTTTGATTTGGATTTGTGTAGTAGCGTGTTTGGGAATGCTGCGAGGTTTTTTGAGAGGAGTAAGCGTGCTAGGCAGAAGTTGGAAGGTGCTAGGGCGGCTTTGGAGGATACGCGTAAGAAGTTGGTGGAGGTTGAGGCTAAGATTGGGGAGGCTGAGATGTTCGAGGGTGCGAGGCCGGCTGAGGTTTTGGAGGATATGGTTAGGCGTAAAGTTAAGCATAGGGAGTGGTTTGAGAAGTTTAGGTGGTTTGTTTCTTCGGATGGTTTTTTGGTTGTTGCGGGTAAGGACGCGGTGAGTAATGAGGTTTTGGTTAAGAAGTATGTGGAGGCGGAGGATGTGGTTTTTCATGCTGATGTTGTTGGTGCGCCGTTTGTTGTTGTTAAGACTGAGGGTAAAGTGCCGGGTGAGCAGACTTTGCGGGAGGCTGGGGAGTTTGCTGCTGCTTTTTCGCGTGGTTGGCGTGAGGGTTTTGGTGTGGTTGATGTTTATTGGGTTAAGCCTTCGCAGTTGAGTAAGGGTGGGTCTTCTGGTGAGAGTGTGCCTCGTGGGGGTTTTGTTGTTCGTGGTGAGAGAAATTGGATGCGTAATGTTCCGCTTAGGGTAGGCGTTGGTGTTGCTGTGAATGAAGAAGAAGGACGGATTCGCGTCGGCGGTGGTCCAGTGGATGCTGTTAAGGCGAAGAGTGACGCGTATGTTGTTGTTGTGCCTGGAGACATGGCGGGTAAAGAGTTGTTTAGGCGGATTTTGAGGAGTTTGGCTGCGAAATTGCCGAAGGAATATCGGGAGATGGTTGCGGAGGCTTCTGTTGAAGCGATTAGAGAGTTTATTCCTTATGGTAAGGGTAGAATTTTGGTGGAATGA
- a CDS encoding FumA C-terminus/TtdB family hydratase beta subunit has protein sequence MAVYHLKTPISEEEIRKLKVNDVIYITGTIVTARDQAHRRALEYHSQGKPLPLNLEGLAVFHCGPVVSKEGEKWIAVAAGPTTSTRMDIFEDEFIKNFKVRVVIGKGGMGKKTTDAMAKYGAVYGAFTGGAAILAAKAIKNVKSAEWLDLGTPEALWIFEVEDFGPLAVAIDSHGNNIFMDVAKKVEENKQKIYQKLGI, from the coding sequence ATGGCTGTTTACCATCTTAAAACGCCAATATCAGAAGAAGAGATTCGCAAACTCAAAGTGAACGACGTAATATACATAACTGGCACAATAGTAACCGCACGTGACCAAGCACACAGAAGAGCCCTTGAATATCACAGCCAAGGCAAGCCTTTACCGCTTAACCTTGAAGGACTAGCCGTTTTCCATTGCGGTCCAGTCGTGAGCAAAGAAGGCGAAAAATGGATTGCCGTTGCCGCAGGACCAACAACAAGCACGAGGATGGACATTTTTGAGGACGAGTTCATCAAAAACTTCAAAGTGCGAGTTGTAATAGGCAAGGGTGGAATGGGCAAAAAAACAACAGACGCAATGGCAAAGTATGGCGCTGTTTATGGCGCTTTCACCGGCGGAGCCGCAATACTTGCTGCGAAAGCCATAAAAAACGTCAAAAGCGCCGAGTGGCTTGATTTAGGCACGCCAGAAGCCCTGTGGATTTTTGAGGTTGAAGATTTTGGACCTTTGGCTGTGGCTATTGACTCGCATGGAAACAACATTTTCATGGATGTTGCAAAGAAGGTCGAAGAGAACAAGCAGAAGATTTATCAGAAACTTGGAATTTAA
- a CDS encoding glycosyltransferase family 2 protein, whose translation MGIVALSKENTVQSWKGEASNLVTKGIDLPIKLEELKHSKAVYLLFLIPVILAYVSWQFFPLFADWLITRVFGYNVAAQPPNWLWHSIVFFFYSWYTFLAIGIAGVWAVAAWVAKTRRDSAKQVYYPMVSLIVPAYNEERNISRCLESLFKCAKNYHGPCEIIVVDDGSTDCTYEVAWATVELNRRKHPHIRGKVIRHSANLGKSEAIKTGVSKALGGLIGIVDADSWWMPNTLVRLVDFMLLNGKKAVTGYVHPSDGNAEVNPYVVLQQLEYSQGLGVARCAQSLGNNVLVVSGAIGLYDADVLRGILDEKSLRSVTEDLEITLEMHKKGAHVGYVNVATSLTVVPSSFSMLWNQRLRWFTGWLHNTLGIHKDLLLKRSWLSLLLWYCYIFEYGGAFVDLAALFAFPFLFWFAPDQIFFVINLLVFASYGLLIGVINQAIALKYAYNKHNYRALLYYTPFYPILRLINILARSTSSVKYLFGDHGNWHSVKS comes from the coding sequence TTGGGAATAGTTGCTTTATCTAAAGAAAACACTGTTCAATCGTGGAAAGGAGAAGCTTCGAACCTGGTTACTAAGGGGATAGACTTGCCCATAAAACTGGAAGAACTGAAACATTCCAAAGCAGTTTATCTACTTTTTCTTATACCCGTTATTCTGGCTTATGTTTCATGGCAGTTCTTCCCCTTATTCGCAGATTGGCTCATAACGCGGGTTTTTGGATACAACGTAGCAGCACAACCACCAAATTGGCTTTGGCACTCGATTGTCTTCTTTTTCTACAGTTGGTACACGTTTTTAGCCATAGGTATTGCAGGAGTTTGGGCAGTTGCTGCATGGGTTGCAAAAACTCGACGGGACAGTGCAAAGCAAGTATATTATCCCATGGTTTCTCTTATTGTTCCAGCATACAATGAGGAGCGAAACATTTCACGTTGCTTGGAAAGTCTCTTCAAATGTGCCAAGAACTATCATGGACCATGCGAAATCATCGTTGTAGATGATGGAAGTACCGATTGCACCTATGAAGTTGCTTGGGCAACCGTAGAACTTAACCGCAGAAAACATCCACACATACGTGGAAAAGTTATCAGGCATTCTGCAAATCTTGGCAAATCTGAAGCTATCAAAACCGGCGTGAGTAAAGCGTTAGGCGGTTTGATAGGTATTGTTGATGCAGATTCTTGGTGGATGCCAAATACGCTGGTTAGGCTTGTCGATTTCATGCTTCTTAATGGCAAAAAGGCTGTAACGGGTTATGTGCATCCTTCAGACGGAAATGCCGAAGTGAATCCATATGTGGTTTTGCAGCAGCTCGAGTATAGTCAAGGGTTAGGAGTAGCTCGCTGTGCCCAGTCCTTAGGCAATAATGTATTGGTTGTTTCTGGCGCCATAGGCTTGTATGATGCAGATGTTTTGCGTGGAATTCTAGATGAAAAGAGTTTGCGTTCTGTTACTGAAGATTTGGAAATAACGCTGGAAATGCATAAGAAAGGTGCGCATGTTGGCTACGTTAATGTTGCAACAAGTTTGACGGTTGTTCCATCTTCATTTAGCATGTTGTGGAATCAACGCTTAAGATGGTTTACCGGCTGGCTCCACAACACTTTAGGCATTCATAAAGATTTACTGCTGAAAAGGTCTTGGTTAAGCTTGCTTTTGTGGTACTGCTATATTTTTGAGTATGGCGGCGCTTTTGTGGATTTGGCTGCTTTATTTGCGTTTCCATTTCTCTTTTGGTTTGCTCCTGACCAAATATTCTTTGTTATCAACTTGCTAGTATTCGCGTCTTACGGCTTGCTCATAGGCGTAATAAACCAAGCCATAGCCCTAAAGTACGCATACAATAAACACAATTACAGAGCTCTGCTCTATTACACGCCTTTCTACCCGATTCTGCGGTTAATTAACATTCTTGCACGCTCAACCAGTTCTGTCAAATATTTGTTCGGAGACCACGGAAATTGGCATAGCGTTAAGAGCTAA
- a CDS encoding ABC transporter permease subunit, with protein MSAMQRIAVILWYEWRRALAKKWVIVLSILAIVFEALPFIALSQIPLSYLQREARENMWVVGVLSGQSLFIQLIAIQIAGSSMSEEYEQGTADVLLSKPITRAEYLAGKFFGGFLLLCLVETITTITGVVLSFVFFGIQRNIHFVPLIFAAIIYASLVFYSLTFMFSEVLRRSNLAMFAGFGVFLVSQIVGTYLLFLPGQFYKDISQLLPTWSATALPPSLAMDLNLLPNSWLVSGLTFTNVGDVKLATAIIAVYTAIFVVLTYLRFARSDVTKKAA; from the coding sequence ATGAGCGCCATGCAAAGGATAGCTGTGATACTTTGGTATGAATGGAGAAGAGCTTTAGCAAAGAAGTGGGTAATAGTGCTGTCTATTCTAGCTATAGTTTTTGAAGCGCTACCGTTCATCGCCCTATCTCAAATTCCATTGTCCTATCTCCAAAGAGAAGCTAGGGAAAACATGTGGGTCGTTGGGGTTTTAAGTGGTCAAAGCCTTTTCATCCAACTCATAGCAATACAGATTGCTGGAAGCTCAATGTCAGAAGAATATGAACAAGGAACAGCTGATGTATTGCTTTCAAAACCCATTACGAGAGCAGAGTATCTTGCCGGAAAATTCTTTGGTGGTTTTCTCTTATTATGTTTAGTGGAGACTATCACAACAATTACTGGCGTGGTTTTATCTTTTGTTTTCTTCGGGATTCAGCGGAACATTCATTTTGTTCCGCTCATATTTGCAGCAATCATATATGCTTCACTTGTATTCTACTCTTTAACATTCATGTTCAGCGAAGTTCTCAGAAGAAGCAACCTTGCCATGTTTGCTGGCTTCGGTGTATTTTTAGTTTCGCAAATAGTAGGCACCTATCTGCTTTTCTTACCTGGACAGTTTTACAAGGATATCAGTCAACTGCTTCCAACATGGAGTGCAACGGCTCTTCCTCCAAGTTTGGCGATGGATCTTAATTTACTTCCCAACAGCTGGCTTGTAAGTGGCTTAACATTTACGAATGTTGGAGACGTTAAACTTGCAACTGCCATCATAGCGGTGTACACAGCCATTTTTGTTGTGTTAACTTATCTAAGGTTCGCAAGGTCAGATGTTACAAAGAAAGCTGCCTAG
- the radA gene encoding DNA repair and recombination protein RadA — protein MAEEETKECECSSTPRKKFEFLEDLPGIGPATAQKLKELGYHTVESLAMATARELEPVGISEKKAFAIIEAARSSIGISFIRADELLKMRQNVLRLTSGSKALDRILDGGLETQTITEFYGEYGSGKSQICHQLCVNVQLPPERGGLNGSALYVDTENTFRTERIVQMARHLGLDPTQVVKNIIYAEAYTSDHQIFLLENADQVIKENNVKLIIVDSLTAHFRSEYIGREMLASRQQRLNKHMHKLIGLARAFNAVAVVTNQVMAKPDVFFGDAVHPIGGHIVGHTSHTRVYLRRAAHGPVRIARLVSSPYLPEGEEIFKITENGIEDVSEEEKTKSRGR, from the coding sequence ATGGCTGAGGAAGAAACGAAAGAATGCGAATGCTCAAGCACACCGAGGAAAAAATTTGAGTTCCTAGAAGATTTACCAGGCATTGGTCCAGCTACTGCGCAGAAATTGAAGGAGCTGGGCTATCATACTGTTGAGTCTTTGGCTATGGCTACCGCCCGCGAGTTGGAACCAGTGGGAATAAGCGAGAAAAAAGCCTTCGCCATAATTGAAGCTGCACGGTCTTCTATAGGCATCTCATTCATCCGAGCCGATGAGCTTCTCAAAATGCGCCAGAATGTTTTGCGTTTAACATCGGGAAGTAAAGCCTTAGACAGAATACTCGACGGCGGATTGGAAACGCAGACAATAACCGAGTTCTACGGCGAATATGGCAGCGGAAAAAGCCAAATCTGCCACCAACTCTGTGTCAACGTGCAGCTACCTCCAGAGCGAGGCGGACTTAACGGTTCAGCCTTATACGTGGATACTGAAAACACGTTTAGAACCGAACGGATTGTGCAGATGGCAAGACACTTGGGACTAGACCCAACACAAGTGGTTAAAAACATCATTTACGCTGAAGCATACACTTCAGACCACCAAATATTCCTACTTGAAAACGCTGACCAAGTGATAAAAGAAAACAACGTGAAACTCATAATTGTCGACTCCTTAACAGCGCATTTCAGAAGCGAATACATCGGACGCGAAATGCTAGCTTCCAGACAACAGAGACTAAACAAACACATGCACAAACTCATTGGACTGGCAAGAGCCTTCAACGCAGTAGCTGTCGTTACAAACCAGGTTATGGCTAAACCAGACGTGTTCTTCGGAGACGCTGTCCACCCAATCGGCGGTCACATAGTAGGGCACACGAGCCACACGCGCGTTTACTTACGAAGAGCCGCTCATGGTCCTGTGCGGATTGCCCGCTTAGTTTCTAGTCCCTACTTGCCAGAAGGAGAGGAAATATTTAAAATAACTGAGAACGGCATAGAAGATGTTTCCGAAGAAGAAAAAACAAAGTCTCGTGGGCGCTAA
- a CDS encoding ABC transporter ATP-binding protein, producing MSQPVITVSDLTKYYGEFKALDNVSFTVDKGWVYGYLGPNGAGKTTTIRTMLGLLKPDQGEVQIANVNPSEDPVNALKIVGYAPELPTLQAFFTGEQLLDLMGKMYGLSTQQRKERISKLLETVGLQDWGNVKIGKYSKGMVQRLSVALALVGDPLVLIMDEPTIGMDPEATAHFRNLFAGLSKEGKTVFISSHLLDEVQRICTHVGMINRGKIVFSGPISQVLEAFTEKWIVEVELEKVTEEVVSAVRRLDYVENVKINGNKLMILLREKKDLRGEISSEIFKHKGVLLGLNFQKATLEDAYLQALKGGE from the coding sequence GTGTCTCAGCCAGTCATAACAGTTTCGGATTTGACAAAATATTATGGAGAATTTAAGGCACTAGACAATGTTTCTTTCACGGTGGATAAAGGTTGGGTTTACGGTTATCTGGGTCCAAATGGTGCAGGAAAAACAACTACAATAAGAACCATGCTGGGTTTGTTAAAACCTGACCAAGGCGAAGTTCAAATAGCAAACGTCAACCCATCAGAAGACCCGGTTAATGCTCTCAAAATCGTGGGGTACGCTCCGGAGTTGCCAACTCTTCAAGCTTTTTTCACCGGAGAACAATTGTTAGATTTAATGGGTAAGATGTATGGTTTATCAACGCAACAAAGAAAGGAAAGAATAAGCAAACTTCTCGAAACTGTGGGCTTGCAAGATTGGGGAAACGTAAAAATTGGAAAGTACAGTAAAGGCATGGTTCAGAGATTGTCAGTAGCTTTGGCTCTTGTTGGTGACCCGTTAGTTCTTATTATGGATGAGCCCACGATAGGAATGGACCCAGAAGCTACGGCACACTTCCGAAATTTGTTTGCAGGTCTTTCTAAAGAGGGAAAAACAGTTTTTATTTCTTCTCATCTTTTGGATGAGGTTCAACGTATATGCACTCATGTTGGAATGATTAATAGGGGAAAGATAGTATTTAGTGGTCCTATATCGCAGGTTTTGGAAGCGTTCACAGAAAAGTGGATTGTGGAAGTTGAGCTGGAAAAGGTTACTGAAGAGGTAGTTTCAGCCGTCAGAAGACTTGATTATGTTGAGAATGTGAAGATTAACGGAAATAAGTTAATGATATTGCTGAGGGAAAAGAAGGATTTGCGTGGTGAAATATCCTCAGAAATCTTTAAACACAAAGGAGTTTTGCTGGGCTTAAACTTTCAAAAAGCTACCTTAGAAGACGCATATCTTCAGGCTTTGAAAGGAGGCGAATAG
- a CDS encoding AAA family ATPase: MIKWWALQGDPRDWWRSLRDINSETHEILWAFSETGKHFYDDVSEGDKVILFTTRGKGPDKKPERGVIGVGVISQKLGHDNSPYWPRSSPSGDNWPWRFKVKIELLSPKAQKGLSPNFWDDVVPISPPYIIQSSLAPVENRTANYILEILKKEWAVQLSFESKVSIDETLSKHKLLINKETANEILAHLNSGKHVIIAGPPGTGKTELATCVAETLNKEPYLVTATSEWSRHHVIGGPVVYGDKVLWESGCLLIALSKHTMNRNKKEGYTGCLLIIDEFNRANMDKAFGELYTIFSSTDQAKWFIPETVLQQIKMYYDKGKDLCDEPARVIIENGLKVVPSDFRIIGTINTFDKSYLYTVSYGLMRRFATVYLDVPKDSEAEKLIVKDKVKELLQISLEADVAIDEFFGIIQEIRSIRSIGTAQIIDAAKFVTSYMSEYKGVDRRQIIDSALVSYVAPQLEGLLENQYKKVKEILDAREMHLILRQLQEMYPTYE, encoded by the coding sequence ATGATTAAGTGGTGGGCGCTTCAAGGAGACCCTCGAGACTGGTGGCGTAGTCTTAGAGATATTAATAGTGAAACACATGAGATATTATGGGCTTTCAGCGAAACTGGGAAACATTTTTACGACGATGTCAGTGAAGGTGATAAGGTTATTTTGTTTACAACACGAGGCAAAGGCCCAGATAAAAAACCAGAACGTGGTGTAATCGGCGTAGGTGTAATATCACAAAAATTAGGGCACGACAATTCTCCCTACTGGCCAAGGTCAAGTCCAAGTGGAGATAACTGGCCTTGGAGATTTAAAGTTAAAATAGAGTTGCTTTCTCCGAAAGCACAAAAAGGACTCAGCCCTAATTTTTGGGATGATGTGGTACCAATAAGTCCGCCTTACATTATACAATCTTCTCTGGCCCCAGTTGAAAACAGGACTGCTAACTATATTTTAGAAATTCTCAAAAAAGAGTGGGCTGTCCAGTTGTCATTTGAGAGCAAAGTCTCAATAGATGAAACACTTTCAAAGCATAAGCTGTTAATAAACAAAGAAACTGCCAATGAGATTCTTGCTCATCTTAACTCCGGAAAGCACGTTATAATTGCAGGTCCGCCAGGTACCGGAAAAACCGAGCTGGCAACATGCGTGGCTGAAACTCTTAACAAAGAGCCCTACCTGGTTACAGCAACGTCAGAATGGTCAAGGCATCATGTCATTGGTGGCCCTGTAGTATACGGCGACAAGGTGTTATGGGAGTCCGGCTGCCTTCTCATTGCATTATCAAAACACACTATGAACAGAAATAAAAAAGAGGGGTATACTGGGTGTCTCTTGATTATCGATGAATTTAACAGAGCTAATATGGACAAAGCCTTTGGAGAACTTTATACGATATTTTCTTCGACTGATCAAGCGAAGTGGTTCATTCCAGAAACGGTTTTGCAACAAATAAAAATGTATTATGATAAAGGCAAAGATCTTTGCGATGAGCCCGCAAGGGTTATAATCGAAAATGGATTAAAGGTTGTGCCTAGCGACTTCAGAATAATTGGTACTATCAATACTTTTGACAAAAGTTACCTCTACACGGTGTCTTATGGATTAATGAGAAGATTTGCAACAGTTTATTTGGACGTTCCCAAAGATTCAGAAGCTGAAAAATTAATTGTAAAGGACAAAGTAAAGGAACTTTTGCAAATTTCTCTCGAAGCAGATGTTGCGATAGATGAATTTTTCGGGATAATTCAAGAGATAAGAAGCATTAGGAGCATAGGAACTGCGCAAATAATTGATGCAGCGAAATTCGTAACTAGTTACATGAGTGAATATAAAGGAGTAGATAGGCGTCAAATTATTGATTCTGCGCTTGTTTCGTATGTTGCGCCTCAACTCGAAGGACTACTTGAAAATCAATACAAAAAGGTGAAAGAAATACTCGACGCACGTGAAATGCATTTAATATTACGCCAACTCCAAGAGATGTATCCTACATATGAGTAA
- the rimI gene encoding ribosomal protein S18-alanine N-acetyltransferase, which translates to MQQTFKLRKFTMDDLRSVVHINMVCLPENYTDFFFIDLHQRFPETFIVAEENGEVVGYIMCRMELGLSNFGFKGLVKKGHIVSVAVLPQYRRKGIGEALVTKAIEGMRLYNAKQCFLEVRVTNTQAINLYKKLGFQVTRTIHGYYADGEDAYLMSLELKQGKDE; encoded by the coding sequence TTGCAGCAAACCTTTAAACTACGCAAATTCACAATGGACGACCTTCGCAGTGTAGTGCATATTAACATGGTTTGTCTGCCAGAAAACTACACAGACTTCTTCTTCATCGATTTGCACCAGAGATTCCCAGAAACTTTCATTGTTGCAGAGGAAAATGGCGAAGTTGTAGGTTACATAATGTGCCGCATGGAGTTGGGCTTGTCAAATTTTGGGTTTAAGGGCTTAGTGAAGAAGGGACACATCGTTTCAGTGGCTGTTCTGCCTCAATACAGACGCAAAGGCATCGGAGAAGCTTTAGTCACCAAGGCCATTGAAGGCATGCGATTATACAATGCAAAACAGTGTTTTCTGGAAGTTAGAGTAACTAACACTCAAGCAATAAACCTTTACAAGAAACTTGGTTTTCAAGTAACCCGCACAATTCACGGTTACTACGCTGACGGAGAAGACGCTTACCTAATGAGCCTCGAGCTTAAGCAAGGCAAGGACGAGTAA
- a CDS encoding fumarate hydratase: MEKTKIVENVAFNILKQAVIYLPDDVKQALKKAYAEETSETGKTQLKAILDNIELAEKYQAPVCQDTGTIIFYVKAGSKAKDLDKIEEALVNAVRKATKEIPLRPNAVDPFTQKNSGDNTGRFIPHVNWEIVPGDSIELTVMTKGGGSENVCITGMLVPGEGIKGLKKFVIDAVIKAGAQPCPPTILGIAMGGGADISMKLAKKALLKPLNEPNPNPEIAKLEKEIFEAANMTGIGPMGLGGKTTVLGVHIDYAFRHPASFPAAVAFNCWAARQASARINADGTVEYLTHKMKK; encoded by the coding sequence ATGGAGAAAACGAAAATTGTGGAAAATGTCGCTTTTAACATTCTAAAACAAGCCGTGATTTACTTGCCAGACGACGTTAAACAAGCGTTAAAGAAGGCTTACGCAGAAGAAACAAGCGAAACTGGTAAGACTCAGCTGAAGGCAATTCTGGACAACATTGAACTCGCCGAAAAATATCAAGCGCCAGTTTGCCAAGACACAGGCACAATAATATTCTATGTAAAAGCTGGTTCGAAAGCTAAAGACCTTGACAAAATCGAAGAGGCACTCGTAAACGCTGTGCGAAAAGCCACAAAAGAAATTCCGTTGCGCCCAAACGCCGTTGACCCATTCACACAGAAAAACAGCGGAGACAACACTGGAAGATTCATACCACACGTGAACTGGGAAATTGTGCCCGGCGACAGCATAGAATTAACCGTTATGACGAAGGGCGGAGGCTCCGAAAATGTCTGCATAACAGGAATGCTTGTGCCCGGCGAAGGAATAAAGGGACTTAAAAAGTTCGTTATAGATGCTGTTATTAAGGCTGGAGCGCAACCGTGCCCGCCAACAATTTTAGGCATCGCCATGGGAGGCGGAGCCGACATATCCATGAAACTGGCTAAGAAGGCGCTTCTGAAACCCTTGAACGAGCCAAATCCAAACCCGGAAATTGCCAAGCTTGAGAAGGAAATTTTCGAAGCTGCAAACATGACTGGAATTGGACCGATGGGGCTTGGCGGCAAAACCACAGTGCTAGGCGTGCACATCGACTACGCTTTTAGACATCCAGCATCGTTTCCCGCAGCCGTCGCGTTCAACTGTTGGGCTGCAAGACAAGCCTCTGCAAGGATTAATGCAGACGGAACCGTAGAATACTTAACTCACAAAATGAAAAAGTGA